CTATAAAATGTGGATATAAACCAATAGAGCTATGCTGGATGACTTGGCTTATTCAATATGAAGGAAAAATAATGAGAATAGAGAAATATTCAAATATTCCTTCAAAGATATAGTTTAGATAGTTGTCCTATAATCTGCTCTTTGATTTCTTCGCTGAATTCTGTTATCATGAAAGTTCCTCTCCAGGAATGCAGAAATCTTTTATCCCTAATTATTGGCAATATAGATTTTCTAAGCTTCTCTTTAAAAACTTCCGGATATGGCATTATTTCTTTAGCTCTTTCTTCTAATTTTTCAGGTAATCCATTCTTCCATATCAGTGTTACTATGTCTCTAGCATCGCTTGCTCTACCTGAAACAACTTTAAGTATAAAATAATCTACATAACTTGGAACTTTAACTTCAACTTCTCTACCAGCTACTTTGATCTTTGTTTTTCTTGAGTCCAAAATGAATCTTTCATCTATTCTTACTATATCCTTTTCGGTTCTTCCTGTTACTTCTCCCTCCATAAAATCCAGAGAAACTTTTGCATGTCTTCTTCCAATTTTTATAACCTTGACACATTTCATGAAACCTGAATTATCTTTCTTTTCAAAATTTTCAATCGAAAATTCTTTAGCAAGCCATCTCTTTATCTTATCTAAATGCCAACTATTCTCCTTCTTTAATGCAAAATCGCAGTCCCTAGTCGACCTTGAAAAAGGGATGAAAGCTCTTAAACCATACCCACCTATTAAAATGAGTTTAGGATTTTCAAAGCCATTCGATTTTCTGGAAAGATATTCTATCAGCTTAGCAACTTCTTCTTCTCTTGCTCTCACTATCTCAATGTACTTAGCCAAGCTCAACCACTTTTTCTACAGCTTCTTCTATTTCACGCTTAACATACTCATCACTCAACTTTGGTCTTCTAATATTGAAGATTTTCCTATTTGTTAATTCGTTAATTAAATTACAACCATACTCTAAAGCTTGCCTAACTCTAACTTTTGTTCCTCTAATTCTCTTCCAATAATTTTTTTTAGATAAATCCTCTAACATTATTCTATTTTTATTCAAGTATAATACTGCAAAAGCATCCATGAAAGCCCATCTTTGCATACATTCTGTTATTGTTTCATTTATATCCTCGATAAACAACTTACCAACTTTTCTATAGTTTGTTAGTTTAGTCGAGTATTCCACTTGAATTCTCCAGCCTCTTCTTTTAGCAAATTCCTCTAAAGCCTTACCATATGACTTATCAGAAACTTTTAACGAGTAAGCATCTCTATGAATGAAGTCATCGTTCCATAATGAAGCAGCTGTTTGACATGAAATTATCTTAAATCCCTTATCTTTTTCAAAGAAATCCCAAGGATCTTTAATATCATCAGGAACCCAATACCAACCCCATCTAACCTTCTCAATCAATCCTATCTTAGCTAATCTATTTAAATACTCTTTGGCATGAGGCTCAATCTTTTTTACATCCTTAATTTTAACCAAGCAGCCAGCATATCTCTTTCTTAATCTCTCATTAAAGCGTTTTAGGTATTCTTCCATGTAGTTCACCTTTACTTATTATTTGGCAAGCCTATATTTAAATGTTCACCTTTTAATTTCTTTTGACAAGAATTAACAGAAAAATTTGCTTTGTCAAGTTAAGTAATACTATCTACTTCTTTTATATTTTCCATTTTATTGTCGACCATTTAATCGATTTTTTAAAGCTTTAAAATAATCTATTAAGAAATTTTTATTCATCTAAATTATTCTATATTCTCTTTTCTATATAAGTTTTATTTTTATCTTATTGTTACTCAAATCATTATTTATTAATTTTCCAAATTCATCTATAGGATTTAATTCTACAATTATTCTTGAAGGTTTATTTTTATCTTGCAGAAAGTTTAAAAATAAAAACTCCATTAATTGTTATTCTATTTCTTTCCCAATTTTTTCATTTTTAAGAAAGCTTTTTAATATTTTTTCAAATAAAGGTTTTAATTTAGGAACTTCTCTTAACACTTTTCCAAACTCTTCTTAAACCAACTTCAAAATATTCATGGATTAATTTATCTCGCATTCCAGCTATATCTTTTCAAGGTATTTCTCTATAATGATTCCTCACATTTTTAGAATCTTTTTTAAAGAATTAATTCTTGCATTAATTCTTTTTATTTTTTGCTGAATAGCTTCTCAAAATCTTTATTTTCAGTTTAAAAAATAAATAATAGAATCTATCTCTTTAATTAAAAAGCGCAGGGGTTTCCCTAGCTTGGTATGGGGCCGGGCTTAGGACCCGGTGGCGTAGACATTGGCGCAAGCCATCGTGGGTTCAAATCCCACCCCCTGCATTTTTTAAAAAATTATAATAATTTTTACTAAATAATCCGCTTAAAATGAAGAGTTAAATTTAATTTTTCATTATTTACATTTTTATTTTTTCAACAATTTTCTTGCTTAATTCAATAATTTTAATTTCATCATCTTTTGATGGTGGCCCATTTATTTCAAAAGTATCGATTATTTCAATTTTTAAAGGGCTGATTATTTCTTTAAGATTTCTTATTGCACCTCCACCCCAACCATATGAGCTAAAAATAGCACAAAATTTTGCAGATGGTTGCAAAACTCTAATCAAATAAGTAGCATATACTGCTAAAGGATGCGCACCACCTAATACTGTAGGAGCACCTAAAATTATTGCTCTAGAATCTACTAAATCTTTAGCTATTTCTCCAATATCTGCTATTAAAAGATTATGCAAAGCTACTTCTATACCTTCAGAAGCTAATGTTTCAATTATCAATTTAACAATAGATTCTGTACTTCCCCACATTGTTACATAAATTATCACAGCTTTATTTTTTGTTTCTCCATTTGCCCATTTATAATAAGCATTTATAATT
The DNA window shown above is from Nitrososphaerota archaeon and carries:
- a CDS encoding nucleotidyl transferase AbiEii/AbiGii toxin family protein; the protein is MAKYIEIVRAREEEVAKLIEYLSRKSNGFENPKLILIGGYGLRAFIPFSRSTRDCDFALKKENSWHLDKIKRWLAKEFSIENFEKKDNSGFMKCVKVIKIGRRHAKVSLDFMEGEVTGRTEKDIVRIDERFILDSRKTKIKVAGREVEVKVPSYVDYFILKVVSGRASDARDIVTLIWKNGLPEKLEERAKEIMPYPEVFKEKLRKSILPIIRDKRFLHSWRGTFMITEFSEEIKEQIIGQLSKLYL